From a single Couchioplanes caeruleus genomic region:
- a CDS encoding DUF6082 family protein: MADIGDAYGGASALLSAAALCGVGASLVYQQRQIRQEAMMIERQQHFELIKLGLEDPHLLRALDRDLADSPVGRQIAYLNLLMNYWLAMWEIGEVDDEELFGLASGMFRYGVAREWWKQYGPTWIGTRVRPRRQRFIEVASAACAAAEAADPPPPAADPKRQTGRWRHVVAVGVPVACAGIAVGVSRLRRDRQGR, translated from the coding sequence ATGGCGGACATCGGCGACGCCTATGGCGGGGCGTCGGCGCTGCTGTCGGCCGCGGCCCTGTGTGGTGTCGGTGCGTCGCTGGTCTATCAGCAGCGGCAGATCCGCCAGGAAGCCATGATGATCGAGCGGCAGCAGCATTTCGAACTCATCAAGCTCGGGCTCGAGGATCCGCATCTGCTCCGTGCGCTCGACCGGGACCTCGCCGATTCGCCGGTCGGGCGGCAGATCGCGTACCTCAATCTGCTCATGAACTACTGGCTGGCGATGTGGGAGATCGGCGAGGTGGACGACGAGGAGCTGTTCGGCCTCGCGTCGGGGATGTTCCGCTACGGCGTGGCCCGCGAGTGGTGGAAGCAGTACGGACCCACGTGGATCGGCACGCGCGTACGCCCTCGTCGTCAGCGGTTCATCGAGGTGGCCTCCGCAGCGTGTGCTGCTGCGGAGGCAGCGGACCCCCCGCCGCCGGCGGCCGATCCGAAGCGGCAGACCGGCCGATGGCGGCATGTCGTCGCCGTCGGTGTCCCCGTCGCCTGCGCCGGCATCGCAGTCGGCGTCAGCCGGCTGCGGCGGGACCGGCAGGGCCGCTGA
- a CDS encoding DUF397 domain-containing protein — MTDRPLTRDWFKSSRSGASSHCLEVAVAGPQILVRDSKNPDGGVLSFPSESWRQFVAHVKRDAFSGPAGPAAAG; from the coding sequence GTGACTGATCGGCCGCTGACCCGCGACTGGTTCAAGAGCTCTCGCTCGGGGGCGTCCAGCCACTGCCTGGAGGTCGCGGTGGCCGGGCCGCAGATCCTCGTCCGCGACTCCAAAAATCCCGACGGCGGGGTTCTCTCCTTCCCGTCCGAGTCATGGCGGCAATTCGTGGCTCACGTCAAGCGTGATGCCTTCAGCGGCCCTGCCGGTCCCGCCGCAGCCGGCTGA
- a CDS encoding phosphoesterase PA-phosphatase — protein sequence MTADRAARIASEVFAPAVLVAALMLVVGWHAGDAPGVSRWWGLPGALFAAGIPLAYVLRGVRQGRLTSHHIPEREHRLVPLLFGIASVAAGLVALIVLGAPRDVVALLGAGGAGLVVFTAVTHWWKMSIHAGVAAGTAATLTAVYGPAALLSVPFVLLACWARVRLSAHTIAQVVAGAAVGAAIAGTVFPALRQ from the coding sequence GTGACAGCCGACCGCGCCGCCCGGATCGCCTCCGAGGTGTTCGCCCCGGCGGTCCTGGTGGCGGCCCTCATGCTGGTCGTCGGCTGGCACGCCGGCGACGCACCCGGGGTGTCGCGCTGGTGGGGACTGCCCGGCGCCCTGTTCGCGGCGGGCATCCCCCTGGCGTACGTCCTTCGCGGCGTCCGCCAGGGCCGGCTGACCAGCCACCACATCCCCGAACGCGAGCACCGCCTGGTCCCGCTGCTGTTCGGCATCGCCTCGGTGGCCGCCGGCCTGGTCGCGCTGATCGTCCTCGGCGCACCGCGCGACGTCGTCGCCCTGCTGGGGGCGGGCGGCGCGGGCCTCGTGGTCTTCACGGCGGTCACGCACTGGTGGAAGATGTCGATCCACGCCGGCGTGGCCGCGGGCACAGCCGCGACGCTGACCGCCGTGTACGGCCCGGCCGCTCTGCTCAGCGTGCCGTTCGTCCTGCTCGCCTGCTGGGCCCGCGTACGCCTCTCCGCACACACGATCGCCCAGGTGGTGGCCGGCGCCGCCGTCGGCGCGGCGATCGCAGGAACGGTCTTCCCTGCCCTGCGGCAGTGA
- a CDS encoding SRPBCC family protein, with the protein MTATTKGSATVTLPADNQILITREFNAPARLVWKAYTTPELIRRWWAGQRGTVTSVEVDLRVGGRWRYVMTANPGFEVAFHGEYREIQEPVRLVNTEAFEGIPDPDGNAALVTMTLTEKDGRTAMEMLVEHRDQEGRDAHVNSGMEGGMQEAMDALEELAASLA; encoded by the coding sequence ATGACGGCGACGACTAAGGGCTCGGCGACGGTGACCCTCCCGGCCGACAACCAGATCCTCATCACCCGGGAGTTCAACGCCCCGGCGCGGCTGGTGTGGAAGGCGTACACCACGCCGGAGCTGATCCGGCGCTGGTGGGCCGGGCAGCGTGGCACGGTGACCAGCGTCGAGGTCGACCTGCGGGTCGGCGGCCGATGGCGCTATGTGATGACCGCCAACCCCGGCTTCGAGGTGGCCTTCCACGGCGAGTACCGGGAGATCCAGGAACCGGTACGCCTCGTGAACACCGAGGCCTTCGAGGGCATCCCGGACCCCGACGGCAACGCCGCGCTGGTCACGATGACCCTGACCGAGAAGGACGGGCGTACGGCCATGGAGATGCTGGTCGAGCACCGCGACCAGGAGGGCCGCGACGCCCACGTCAACTCCGGCATGGAGGGCGGCATGCAGGAGGCCATGGACGCGCTCGAGGAGCTGGCGGCCTCGCTCGCCTGA
- a CDS encoding ArsR/SmtB family transcription factor, which yields MARAATTTDAFNAVAEPRRRQILDLLRARERPVNELVELLGLAQPQVSKHLRVLREVDLVHVRDEGRHRMYRLNPGPLQPIHDWLGAYEQLWNERFDLMDDVLDDLGKAETDDDGDD from the coding sequence ATGGCACGAGCGGCGACCACCACCGACGCGTTCAACGCCGTCGCCGAACCCCGGCGGCGGCAGATCCTCGACCTCCTGCGGGCCCGGGAGCGCCCGGTCAACGAGCTCGTGGAGCTGCTCGGCCTCGCCCAGCCCCAGGTCTCCAAGCACCTGCGCGTGCTGCGCGAGGTCGACCTGGTGCACGTCCGCGACGAGGGGCGGCACCGGATGTACCGGCTCAACCCCGGACCGCTGCAACCCATCCACGACTGGCTGGGGGCGTACGAGCAGCTGTGGAACGAGCGGTTCGACCTGATGGACGACGTACTGGACGACCTCGGAAAGGCGGAGACGGACGATGACGGCGACGACTAA
- a CDS encoding MarR family winged helix-turn-helix transcriptional regulator produces MSATPAPPPLSSEEEAVMRALGRLMLVLPRLLDADLEREQRMSLSEYQVLRHLSESRHGIMRMSELAAACDMSLSGMTRLAGKLESQGHLQRIRCESDGRGSNAVLTDAGLNRLREAWPDHLASVRRHIFDHLGDLDLPTVARALTAMTGHDDCPSAPAGCDG; encoded by the coding sequence ATGTCCGCCACACCCGCGCCACCGCCGCTGAGCAGCGAGGAAGAGGCTGTGATGCGCGCGCTGGGCCGGCTGATGCTGGTGCTCCCGCGCCTGCTCGACGCGGACCTCGAGCGCGAGCAGCGCATGTCGCTGAGCGAATATCAGGTGCTCCGCCACCTGTCCGAGTCGCGGCACGGCATCATGCGGATGAGCGAGCTCGCCGCGGCGTGCGACATGTCGCTGAGCGGCATGACCCGGCTCGCCGGCAAGCTCGAGTCGCAGGGCCACCTCCAGCGCATCCGCTGCGAGAGCGACGGCCGCGGATCCAACGCCGTGCTCACCGACGCCGGCCTGAACCGGCTGCGCGAGGCCTGGCCGGACCACCTCGCGAGCGTGCGCCGGCACATCTTCGACCACCTCGGCGACCTGGACCTGCCGACCGTCGCCCGCGCCCTCACCGCGATGACCGGCCACGACGACTGCCCGTCCGCCCCTGCCGGCTGCGACGGCTGA
- a CDS encoding NADPH-dependent FMN reductase, with the protein MPKIGIILGSTRPGRNGEAVAKWVLEQASQRTDAEFELVDLLDYKLPHLDEAVPPSMAQYTQPHTQQWAAKIAEFDGFVMVTPEYNHATSGALKNAIDFLFAEWNNKAVGFVGYGSVGGARAIESLRLIAGELMMADVRAAVTLSLATDFVNYSQFTPGAHQAGALTTMLDQLVAWSTALAPLRTPVTA; encoded by the coding sequence ATGCCCAAGATCGGCATCATTCTCGGCAGCACCCGCCCGGGCCGGAACGGCGAAGCCGTCGCCAAGTGGGTGCTCGAGCAGGCGTCCCAGCGTACCGACGCCGAATTCGAGCTCGTCGACCTTCTCGACTACAAGCTGCCGCACCTCGACGAGGCCGTCCCGCCGTCCATGGCGCAGTACACGCAGCCGCACACCCAGCAGTGGGCCGCCAAGATCGCCGAGTTCGACGGCTTCGTGATGGTCACGCCGGAGTACAACCACGCGACCTCGGGCGCGCTGAAGAACGCGATCGACTTCCTGTTCGCCGAGTGGAACAACAAGGCCGTGGGCTTCGTCGGGTACGGCTCGGTCGGCGGCGCGCGGGCCATCGAGTCCCTGCGGCTGATCGCGGGCGAGCTGATGATGGCCGACGTCCGCGCGGCGGTGACGCTGTCGCTGGCCACCGACTTCGTGAACTACAGCCAGTTCACGCCGGGCGCCCACCAGGCCGGCGCGCTCACCACGATGCTGGACCAGCTGGTGGCGTGGAGCACGGCCCTGGCGCCACTGCGGACGCCGGTCACCGCCTGA
- a CDS encoding lamin tail domain-containing protein yields MVRRSISILAAAAVAVAGSLVSAGPASAATPSLRFHGAQYDSPGSDTRSNASLNAEWISLVNSGSRSVNLSGYTIRDKANHVYKFGSVTIAANGGRLWLHTGKGTNSTQSRYWSSGNYIWNNTGDTAYLRNASGTQLDTCSWGQKSGRTWIGC; encoded by the coding sequence ATGGTGCGCAGATCGATCAGCATCCTCGCGGCGGCCGCGGTGGCCGTCGCCGGCTCGCTCGTATCCGCCGGTCCCGCCTCGGCGGCCACCCCCTCGCTGCGGTTCCACGGCGCCCAGTACGACTCCCCGGGCTCCGACACCCGCAGCAACGCCAGCCTCAACGCGGAATGGATCTCTCTCGTGAACAGCGGCAGCCGGTCCGTCAACCTCAGCGGCTACACGATCCGGGACAAGGCCAATCACGTCTACAAGTTCGGCAGCGTGACGATCGCGGCCAACGGCGGGCGGCTCTGGCTGCACACCGGCAAGGGCACGAACAGCACCCAGTCCCGCTACTGGAGCAGTGGCAACTACATCTGGAACAACACCGGCGACACGGCGTACCTGCGCAACGCCTCGGGTACGCAGCTCGACACGTGCTCGTGGGGACAGAAGTCCGGCCGTACCTGGATCGGCTGCTGA
- a CDS encoding G5 domain-containing protein gives MPRKSFWARLPFGVRMTAAGLGVLTLVAGTAGGVVALTGDERADAVRAVGQEAVAVAPLDAAAPTEAPPSPSPSPVASSAPVLGHAAAEEEEIPSITEDRSAPGEADRTATRAPRRTSTVAGTVREPARVAATGAVPVPLVGTERVSETQTIPFRTMLVRDPSLPRGSKRVQTRGVPGERVLHYEVTYTGNKETARRLLDSTVTREPQHRVIAFGNRRSGGGDTRPDGPCGGDKSECAPLARSAVCSDETKPEEEELLDQHLGLLSSDDLDALDLTMPCEDDE, from the coding sequence ATGCCGCGAAAGTCATTCTGGGCACGCCTGCCGTTCGGCGTCCGGATGACCGCGGCCGGCCTCGGGGTGCTCACGCTGGTGGCCGGCACGGCCGGTGGGGTGGTCGCGCTGACCGGCGACGAGCGGGCTGACGCCGTACGCGCGGTCGGTCAGGAGGCCGTCGCGGTCGCGCCCCTCGATGCCGCCGCACCCACCGAGGCGCCGCCGTCGCCGTCGCCGTCACCTGTCGCCTCCAGCGCCCCCGTCCTCGGGCACGCGGCGGCAGAGGAGGAGGAGATTCCGTCGATCACCGAGGACCGGTCCGCTCCCGGCGAGGCCGACCGTACGGCGACCCGTGCGCCGCGCCGTACGTCCACCGTGGCCGGGACCGTCCGCGAGCCGGCCCGCGTCGCCGCCACCGGGGCGGTGCCCGTGCCCCTCGTCGGTACGGAGCGGGTGTCGGAGACCCAGACGATCCCGTTCCGCACGATGCTCGTCCGCGATCCGTCCCTGCCCCGCGGCAGCAAGCGGGTGCAGACGCGGGGTGTGCCCGGCGAGCGGGTGCTGCACTACGAGGTGACGTACACCGGGAACAAGGAGACCGCGCGGCGGTTGCTCGACTCCACCGTCACGCGCGAGCCGCAGCACCGGGTCATCGCGTTCGGCAACCGCCGGTCGGGCGGCGGCGACACCCGCCCGGACGGCCCGTGCGGCGGCGACAAGAGCGAGTGCGCCCCGCTGGCGCGCAGCGCGGTGTGCAGCGACGAGACGAAGCCCGAGGAGGAGGAACTGCTGGACCAGCACCTCGGCCTGCTGAGCTCTGACGACCTGGACGCCCTCGACCTCACGATGCCGTGCGAGGACGACGAGTAA
- a CDS encoding class I SAM-dependent methyltransferase has translation MDTFEELLAEGAAVPVEGWDFSWFAGRATEARPSWGYARLIGERMAGAAAALDVQTGGGEVLATVARAPALLVATESWRPNVPVAARNLRPLGASVVEAGNSLPFRDAVFDLVVSRHPVHTPWDEVARVLRPGGTFLSQQIGAGTNRELSEAMLGPLPPPEPQHFEHRVAAAGLTLVDLRAERLPVEFFDVAAVAYFLRKVVWTVPGFSVERFRPQLRAVHERIVRQGVFRSSSRRVLVEAVKPG, from the coding sequence GTGGACACCTTCGAGGAGCTGCTCGCCGAGGGCGCGGCCGTACCGGTCGAGGGCTGGGACTTCTCCTGGTTCGCCGGCCGGGCCACCGAGGCGCGGCCGAGCTGGGGCTACGCCCGGCTGATCGGCGAGCGGATGGCCGGGGCGGCCGCCGCTCTCGACGTGCAGACCGGCGGTGGCGAGGTCCTCGCGACCGTTGCGCGGGCGCCGGCGCTATTGGTGGCCACCGAGTCGTGGCGGCCCAACGTGCCGGTCGCCGCGCGCAACCTGCGTCCGCTCGGTGCATCCGTGGTCGAGGCCGGGAACTCACTGCCGTTCCGGGACGCCGTCTTCGACCTCGTGGTCAGCAGGCATCCCGTGCACACGCCGTGGGACGAGGTGGCGCGGGTGCTGCGGCCCGGCGGGACGTTCCTCTCCCAGCAGATCGGCGCGGGCACCAACCGGGAACTGTCCGAGGCCATGCTCGGGCCGCTGCCGCCGCCCGAGCCGCAGCACTTCGAGCACCGGGTGGCCGCCGCCGGACTGACGCTCGTGGATCTTCGCGCCGAGCGGCTGCCGGTCGAGTTCTTCGACGTCGCCGCGGTGGCGTACTTCCTCCGCAAGGTCGTGTGGACGGTGCCGGGCTTCTCCGTCGAGCGGTTCCGCCCGCAGCTGCGGGCGGTGCACGAGAGGATCGTGCGGCAGGGCGTGTTCCGCTCGTCCTCCCGGCGGGTTCTCGTCGAGGCGGTCAAGCCGGGCTGA
- a CDS encoding nucleotidyltransferase family protein, which yields MRGVAVSDERLREMASRLVEVPGVVAVTLSGSRARGTHAPESDTDVGLYYRGTLDLAVLGALARDVAGPAARVTAPGEWGPWVDGGGWLTVDGAPVDWIYRDLDRVTRAIADAGHGRYAFHTQAGHPLGVPDFTYAGEVALSVILADSTGELAALQQRARVYPAALREALIAGLWEADFLAGIARKAVSRGDAAYVAGCLFRLVGVCAHALHGAAGRWLINEKGAVASAAALPGAPERFRQRVDAMFACVDGDPGHLRTALDMAADLVLETADACAMMTR from the coding sequence ATGAGGGGCGTGGCGGTCAGCGACGAACGGCTCCGGGAGATGGCCTCGCGGCTCGTGGAGGTGCCCGGCGTGGTCGCCGTGACGCTCAGCGGCAGCCGGGCCCGTGGCACGCACGCCCCCGAGTCGGACACCGACGTCGGCCTCTACTACCGCGGGACGCTCGACCTCGCCGTGCTCGGCGCCCTGGCACGTGACGTCGCCGGCCCGGCGGCGCGGGTCACCGCACCCGGCGAGTGGGGGCCGTGGGTGGACGGCGGCGGCTGGCTCACCGTCGACGGCGCCCCCGTGGACTGGATCTACCGGGACCTCGACCGGGTCACCCGGGCGATCGCGGACGCCGGGCACGGCCGGTACGCGTTCCACACCCAGGCCGGGCACCCGCTCGGCGTTCCCGACTTCACGTACGCCGGGGAAGTGGCGCTGAGCGTGATCCTCGCGGACTCCACCGGTGAGCTTGCGGCCCTGCAGCAGCGAGCACGGGTCTATCCGGCGGCGCTGCGTGAGGCGCTGATCGCGGGGCTGTGGGAGGCCGACTTCCTGGCCGGGATCGCGCGTAAAGCCGTGTCGCGCGGTGACGCCGCGTACGTCGCCGGATGCCTCTTCCGGCTCGTCGGGGTGTGCGCGCACGCGCTGCACGGCGCGGCCGGGCGCTGGCTCATCAACGAGAAGGGCGCGGTGGCTTCGGCGGCGGCGCTTCCCGGCGCGCCCGAGCGCTTCCGGCAGCGCGTCGACGCGATGTTCGCCTGCGTGGACGGCGACCCCGGCCACCTCCGCACAGCCCTCGACATGGCCGCCGACCTCGTGCTGGAGACCGCCGACGCGTGCGCCATGATGACGCGATGA
- a CDS encoding peptidase E: protein MTADEPTILATSAGFERGRYGIFDLRPGPIHHFAAELANAGDDARFCFLHQAIGDPDNWIGATYAAFAKTNYRASHLQLFPMPNHDDIRAHLLEQDVIWVNGGSVANLCAVWRAHGLEEILYEAWQAGVVLGGVSAGSICWHVGGSTDSYGFELRGFTDGLGWLPYSNGVHYDGEEQRRPMMHKLIGDGTLPDGYATDDGAGLVYRGTRLAEVVAEREGPLGYELKRAADGSVTETPLPTRVLKN from the coding sequence ATGACCGCCGACGAACCCACCATCCTCGCGACCAGCGCCGGCTTCGAACGCGGCCGGTACGGCATCTTCGACCTGCGTCCCGGCCCGATCCACCACTTCGCGGCCGAACTGGCGAACGCCGGCGACGACGCCCGGTTCTGCTTCCTGCACCAGGCCATCGGCGACCCGGACAACTGGATCGGCGCGACCTACGCGGCCTTCGCGAAGACGAACTACCGCGCCTCGCACCTGCAGCTGTTCCCGATGCCGAACCACGACGACATCCGCGCCCACCTGCTCGAGCAGGACGTCATCTGGGTCAACGGCGGCAGCGTCGCGAACCTCTGCGCGGTCTGGCGGGCCCACGGCCTCGAGGAGATCCTGTACGAGGCATGGCAGGCCGGCGTGGTCCTCGGCGGTGTCTCGGCCGGCTCGATCTGCTGGCACGTCGGCGGCAGCACCGACAGCTACGGCTTCGAGCTGCGCGGCTTCACCGACGGGCTGGGCTGGCTGCCGTACAGCAACGGGGTGCACTACGACGGCGAGGAGCAGCGTCGGCCGATGATGCACAAGCTGATCGGCGACGGCACGCTGCCCGACGGGTACGCGACCGACGACGGCGCCGGCCTGGTCTACCGCGGCACCCGCCTCGCCGAGGTGGTGGCCGAGCGCGAGGGCCCGCTGGGGTACGAGCTGAAGCGGGCAGCGGACGGCTCGGTGACCGAGACGCCGCTGCCCACCCGCGTGCTGAAGAACTAG
- a CDS encoding ThuA domain-containing protein, which translates to MIGKVLAALLLLPAPVAAAADDPYDVLVFSRTAGFRHDSIPAGTTAIRELGAANGFSVTATEDPAVFTTAGLAPYEAVVFLNTTGDVLNAAQQTAFEGYVRGGGGYVGVHAAADTEYDWPFYGDLVGAWFASHPAIQAADVVVEDRAHPATAHLPERWRRTDEWYNYRTNARSTAHVLATLDESSYSGGGMGADHPHAWCKTFDGGRSFYTGGGHTIESYSDPAFRAHLLGGIRYAARAANADCRPETGYTKLYDGSTAGWSQAGPGSFTNTDKTLTSTGGMGLLWYSAKQFTNYSLKLDWKMAGDDNSGVFIGFPPSDDPWSAVNSGYEVQIDATDAADRTTGAVYTFKSADLAARDAALNPPGEWNTYELLVEGEHLQVFLNGTKINDFTDTDPVRSLAGHIGLQNHGDGDDVSFRNVRIKELGGTTPPPGPRTGPVRGLANKCLDVSGAGTADGTKIQLYTCNNTAAQNWTVTPNSTFKALGKCLDVSGGGTTNGTKVQLYTCNNSGAQVWSAQPDGTVRNPQSGRCLDVSNNSSADGQQIHIWDCLGAANQKWVLP; encoded by the coding sequence ATGATCGGTAAGGTGCTCGCCGCCCTGTTGCTGCTGCCCGCACCGGTGGCCGCGGCCGCCGACGACCCGTACGACGTGCTGGTCTTCTCACGGACGGCCGGCTTCCGGCACGACTCGATCCCCGCCGGCACCACCGCCATCCGTGAGCTGGGCGCGGCCAACGGCTTCTCCGTCACCGCGACCGAGGACCCAGCGGTCTTCACCACGGCCGGGCTCGCTCCGTACGAGGCCGTGGTCTTCCTCAACACCACCGGCGACGTGCTGAACGCCGCGCAGCAGACCGCCTTCGAGGGCTACGTCCGCGGCGGGGGCGGCTACGTCGGGGTGCACGCCGCGGCCGACACCGAGTACGACTGGCCGTTCTACGGCGACCTGGTCGGCGCGTGGTTCGCCTCGCACCCGGCGATCCAGGCCGCCGACGTGGTGGTCGAGGACCGGGCGCACCCGGCCACCGCGCATCTGCCGGAGCGCTGGCGCCGGACCGACGAGTGGTACAACTACCGCACCAACGCCCGTTCCACGGCGCACGTGCTGGCCACGCTGGACGAGAGCTCGTACTCCGGCGGCGGCATGGGCGCCGACCACCCGCATGCCTGGTGCAAGACGTTCGACGGCGGCCGGTCGTTCTACACCGGCGGCGGCCACACCATCGAGTCGTACAGCGATCCGGCGTTCCGGGCCCACCTGCTCGGCGGCATCCGGTACGCGGCCCGAGCAGCGAACGCGGACTGCCGGCCCGAGACCGGCTACACCAAGCTGTACGACGGCTCCACGGCCGGCTGGTCACAGGCCGGTCCGGGCTCCTTCACCAACACCGACAAGACGCTGACGTCCACGGGCGGCATGGGCCTGCTGTGGTACAGCGCGAAGCAGTTCACCAACTACTCGCTCAAGCTGGACTGGAAGATGGCCGGCGACGACAACTCCGGGGTCTTCATCGGCTTCCCGCCGTCGGACGACCCGTGGTCCGCGGTGAACAGCGGCTACGAGGTGCAGATCGACGCCACGGACGCCGCCGACCGCACGACCGGCGCGGTGTACACGTTCAAGTCGGCCGACCTCGCCGCCCGCGACGCCGCGCTGAACCCGCCCGGCGAGTGGAACACGTACGAGCTGCTGGTCGAGGGGGAACACCTGCAGGTCTTCCTCAACGGCACGAAGATCAACGATTTCACCGACACCGACCCGGTGCGCTCGCTGGCCGGGCACATCGGCCTGCAGAACCACGGCGACGGCGACGACGTCTCGTTCCGCAACGTCCGGATCAAGGAGCTCGGCGGCACCACCCCGCCGCCCGGCCCGCGCACCGGCCCGGTACGCGGCCTGGCGAACAAGTGCCTCGACGTCTCGGGCGCCGGCACCGCCGACGGTACGAAGATCCAGCTCTACACCTGCAACAACACAGCGGCGCAGAACTGGACCGTGACCCCGAACAGCACGTTCAAGGCGCTCGGCAAGTGCCTCGACGTCTCCGGCGGCGGCACCACCAACGGCACCAAGGTCCAGCTGTACACCTGCAACAACAGCGGCGCGCAGGTCTGGTCGGCCCAGCCCGACGGCACCGTCCGCAACCCGCAGTCGGGCCGGTGCCTCGACGTGTCCAACAACAGCTCCGCCGACGGCCAGCAGATCCACATCTGGGACTGCCTGGGCGCCGCGAACCAGAAGTGGGTGCTCCCCTAG